In Sporichthyaceae bacterium, one genomic interval encodes:
- a CDS encoding DUF732 domain-containing protein: MSSSFSPVRQVAAVAAGFVVLGAVAIAASPGGAEAASTHDKVVQSYNQIYAGQQPMLAPSMDRSHVLFTGLLSDLTLAAEPGNEGAYIKLAKKTCDALPTWGAQSDRISQNVAALVGHDVDANQLITFVTASALAYCPGMQHFATD, from the coding sequence TTGTCGTCGTCTTTCTCCCCGGTCCGCCAGGTTGCGGCAGTCGCTGCCGGGTTCGTTGTGCTCGGCGCAGTTGCCATCGCCGCCTCGCCGGGCGGTGCGGAGGCGGCATCCACGCACGACAAGGTGGTCCAGAGTTACAACCAGATCTACGCCGGCCAGCAGCCGATGCTGGCTCCTTCGATGGACCGTTCGCACGTCCTTTTCACTGGGCTGCTGTCCGACCTCACGCTGGCCGCTGAGCCGGGCAACGAGGGCGCCTACATCAAGCTGGCCAAAAAGACCTGCGACGCGCTGCCCACCTGGGGTGCGCAGTCCGACCGGATCTCCCAGAACGTCGCAGCGCTGGTCGGGCACGACGTGGACGCCAACCAGCTGATCACCTTCGTGACCGCGTCGGCTCTCGCCTACTGCCCGGGCATGCAGCACTTCGCCACGGACTGA
- a CDS encoding glutamate--cysteine ligase: protein MGKDVSTAEFTSADRRRFRDKLARCRSALDRMLAEGMFQEAGSKVGMELELYLVDAAFEPSLNNADVLAAIDDPRWQSELGKFNIELNTDPRTPAGDGFAEFRTELVQSLEHAEAMAQRLDTHLVMVGILPTLREEHIGPAALSESTRYAALNDQLLAARGEEFRIVIDGTDRLVMSADTVAHEAACTSAQFHVQTEPAAFADCWNAAQAVAAVQVAVGANSPLLYGHRLWAETRVPLFEQAVDPRPPELRVQGVRPRVWFGERWIDSVDDLFEENTRYFPPLLPICADEDPLAALDAGGVPSLSELTLHNGTVYRWNRPVYSVEDDVAHLRVENRVLPAGPTVADTVANGAFFFGLVRGLTGHRGRVWADLDFDAARANFRVAARHGLDATLTWPGLGEVPAVDLVRHTLLPIAAAGLDDWGVSPAERDATLGIIEGRCTHRRNGASWQQDFLAARENAGLDREQALHELTQRYHQYMHAGEPVHTWPLP, encoded by the coding sequence ATGGGTAAGGACGTCTCCACCGCGGAGTTCACGTCCGCGGATCGTCGCCGGTTCCGGGACAAACTGGCCCGCTGTCGGTCGGCGCTGGACCGCATGCTGGCCGAGGGCATGTTCCAGGAGGCCGGGTCGAAGGTCGGCATGGAACTCGAGCTGTACCTGGTAGACGCCGCCTTCGAGCCCAGCCTGAACAACGCCGACGTGCTGGCGGCGATCGACGACCCGCGTTGGCAGAGCGAGTTGGGCAAGTTCAACATCGAGCTGAACACCGACCCCCGCACACCGGCCGGAGACGGCTTCGCCGAGTTCCGCACCGAACTTGTGCAGAGCCTGGAGCACGCCGAGGCGATGGCGCAGCGGTTGGACACCCATCTGGTGATGGTGGGCATCCTGCCCACACTGCGCGAGGAACACATCGGACCGGCGGCGCTGTCGGAGTCCACGCGCTACGCCGCGCTCAATGACCAGCTCCTGGCCGCGCGCGGTGAGGAGTTCCGCATCGTCATCGACGGGACGGACCGGCTGGTGATGTCCGCCGACACCGTGGCCCACGAGGCTGCCTGCACCTCCGCGCAGTTCCACGTGCAGACCGAGCCCGCGGCCTTCGCCGATTGCTGGAACGCCGCGCAGGCCGTGGCGGCGGTACAGGTAGCGGTGGGCGCCAACTCCCCGCTGCTCTACGGGCATCGGCTGTGGGCGGAGACCCGGGTGCCGTTGTTCGAGCAGGCGGTGGATCCACGCCCGCCGGAGTTGAGGGTGCAGGGGGTGCGGCCGCGGGTGTGGTTCGGCGAACGCTGGATCGACTCGGTCGACGACCTGTTCGAGGAGAACACCCGCTACTTCCCGCCGCTGCTGCCGATCTGTGCTGACGAGGACCCGCTGGCAGCGCTCGACGCCGGCGGGGTCCCGTCGCTGTCCGAACTCACCCTGCACAACGGCACCGTCTACCGGTGGAACCGCCCGGTGTACTCCGTCGAGGACGACGTGGCGCACCTGCGGGTGGAGAACCGGGTGTTGCCCGCCGGGCCGACGGTCGCCGACACCGTGGCCAACGGCGCATTTTTCTTCGGCCTGGTGCGCGGGCTGACCGGGCACCGCGGCCGGGTGTGGGCGGACCTGGACTTTGACGCCGCCCGGGCCAATTTCCGAGTCGCGGCGCGGCACGGGCTGGACGCGACGCTCACCTGGCCCGGACTCGGCGAGGTGCCCGCGGTCGACCTGGTGCGGCACACGCTGTTGCCCATCGCCGCGGCCGGCCTGGACGACTGGGGCGTCTCCCCCGCCGAACGGGACGCCACCCTGGGCATCATCGAGGGCCGCTGCACCCACCGCCGCAACGGCGCCTCCTGGCAGCAGGATTTCCTCGCCGCACGGGAGAACGCCGGGCTCGATCGCGAGCAGGCGCTGCACGAACTGACCCAGCGTTACCACCAGTACATGCATGCAGGCGAACCCGTGCATACGTGGCCCCTGCCCTGA
- a CDS encoding GNAT family N-acetyltransferase, producing MTISLLPDAGLDDPVRYALRGPQHALGVHAEHCAAFRADVGPFAFLDDPADPEHWAALRALLPDRTVIVLDVPDGQVPADWTVLRRIVGRQLVDPVRRQLDDPELVELGEADGPQMLDLVNRTQPGPFAERTIAFGGYLGLRGPGGDLRAMAGRRMWSGNAIEISAVCADPAHRGQGLARRVVHAVSAGIQADGATPYLHVADANTPALGLYHAMGFVLRREVHFVVLTPAG from the coding sequence GTGACCATCTCATTGCTTCCGGACGCCGGACTCGATGATCCGGTCCGGTACGCCCTGAGGGGCCCTCAGCACGCCCTCGGCGTGCACGCCGAGCACTGCGCCGCCTTCCGCGCCGACGTCGGACCGTTCGCGTTTCTGGACGACCCCGCCGACCCCGAGCACTGGGCGGCGTTGCGGGCATTGCTGCCCGATCGCACGGTCATCGTGCTCGACGTCCCCGACGGGCAGGTCCCCGCCGACTGGACGGTGCTGCGCCGGATCGTCGGCCGGCAGCTGGTCGACCCCGTCAGGCGGCAACTCGACGACCCCGAACTGGTCGAACTCGGCGAGGCCGATGGACCGCAGATGCTCGACCTGGTCAACCGCACCCAACCCGGCCCCTTCGCCGAGCGCACCATCGCCTTCGGCGGCTACCTCGGCCTGCGCGGTCCCGGCGGCGACCTGCGCGCGATGGCCGGGCGTCGGATGTGGTCCGGCAACGCCATCGAGATCAGCGCCGTCTGCGCCGACCCCGCGCACCGCGGCCAGGGCCTGGCCCGGCGCGTGGTGCACGCGGTATCCGCCGGCATCCAGGCGGACGGCGCGACGCCCTACCTGCACGTCGCGGACGCCAACACCCCGGCCCTGGGGCTGTACCACGCGATGGGCTTCGTCCTCCGCCGCGAGGTGCACTTCGTGGTGCTGACCCCCGCCGGCTAA
- a CDS encoding helix-turn-helix domain-containing protein: MSRNYGHYCGLARALDVVGDRWNLLIVRQLLMAPARYRELFEGLPGVATNLLADRLRDLETAGVIERRLAEEGNAIVYALTPWGAELREPVEGLIRWSTPLMTRGPGGDHFRAEWLVLPLSVLLTGKAAARRSSTVGIAVDGVLVQVRMTRSGTEVSPHDGRDLDAVVRADAPIVLGLAAGVLGLDDTRGLVEIEGDEAAVRAVFNPPPRRAPGAQRAELDGRARSRRQ; this comes from the coding sequence ATGAGTCGAAACTACGGCCACTACTGCGGTCTCGCCCGGGCGCTCGATGTCGTGGGCGACCGGTGGAACCTGCTGATCGTCCGCCAGCTGCTGATGGCTCCCGCGCGCTACCGCGAGCTGTTCGAAGGGCTCCCCGGTGTGGCCACCAACCTGCTCGCCGACCGGCTCCGCGACCTGGAGACCGCCGGAGTCATCGAGCGACGGCTGGCGGAGGAGGGCAACGCCATCGTCTACGCGCTCACCCCATGGGGCGCCGAGCTGCGGGAGCCGGTCGAGGGCCTCATCCGCTGGTCCACGCCGCTCATGACGCGCGGGCCAGGCGGCGACCACTTCCGCGCCGAATGGCTCGTCCTGCCTCTCTCAGTCCTACTCACTGGCAAGGCAGCCGCACGCCGGTCATCGACGGTGGGGATCGCGGTCGATGGCGTGCTGGTCCAGGTTCGGATGACACGCTCGGGCACAGAGGTGAGCCCGCATGATGGTCGCGATCTTGACGCCGTCGTGCGCGCTGACGCCCCGATCGTTCTCGGGCTGGCAGCGGGTGTGCTCGGCCTTGACGACACCCGTGGGCTGGTCGAGATCGAAGGCGATGAAGCCGCCGTACGAGCCGTCTTCAACCCTCCGCCGCGGCGAGCACCTGGAGCGCAACGGGCGGAGCTGGACGGTCGTGCTCGATCCCGACGGCAATGA
- a CDS encoding alpha/beta fold hydrolase translates to MADTGRPAWVDDELFPFESRFVDIGGHTVHYVDEGSGPTLLFLHGNPTWSFDYRDVVRALRDEFRCVALDYPGFGLSSAGPGYRYLPEEHAAVVVDFLDHLGLSDVTLVAHDWGGPIGLYAVEQRPDTFERLVLANTWAWPLNGDLVVELASRLMGGPIGRELIRRFNLFVNAMIPVGHRLRKPTPDEMAHYRNALATHSRREASAVFPRRITASRDFLAGIEAGLADLAALPTLIVWGDADFAFRAKERQRWEQIFADHRTVIIEGAGHFVQSDAPEEFAAAIRGWWSAPDGRRTSPAREDIRRKTPRQP, encoded by the coding sequence ATGGCAGACACGGGAAGACCTGCGTGGGTCGACGACGAGCTGTTCCCATTCGAGAGCCGCTTCGTCGATATCGGCGGGCACACGGTGCACTACGTGGACGAAGGATCGGGGCCGACGCTGCTGTTTCTGCACGGCAACCCGACCTGGTCGTTCGACTATCGCGACGTGGTCCGCGCGCTGCGGGACGAGTTCCGCTGCGTCGCGCTGGACTACCCCGGCTTCGGGCTGTCCTCGGCTGGGCCGGGCTACCGGTATCTCCCCGAGGAGCATGCCGCCGTGGTCGTGGATTTCCTTGACCACCTGGGCCTATCGGACGTCACCCTCGTTGCACACGACTGGGGAGGCCCGATCGGCTTGTACGCGGTCGAGCAGCGACCGGACACGTTCGAACGCCTCGTCCTGGCCAACACCTGGGCGTGGCCCCTCAACGGCGACCTGGTCGTCGAACTGGCCTCCCGCCTCATGGGTGGACCGATCGGGCGCGAGCTGATCCGGCGGTTCAACCTGTTCGTCAACGCGATGATCCCCGTCGGGCACCGGCTGCGAAAGCCGACCCCCGATGAGATGGCGCATTACCGGAACGCCCTCGCCACCCACAGCCGGCGCGAGGCATCGGCCGTATTCCCCCGGCGCATCACCGCCAGCCGCGACTTTCTCGCCGGTATCGAGGCCGGGCTCGCAGACCTCGCGGCACTCCCGACGCTCATCGTGTGGGGCGACGCCGACTTCGCCTTCCGAGCCAAGGAACGACAGCGATGGGAGCAGATCTTCGCCGACCACCGCACCGTGATCATCGAAGGCGCCGGCCACTTCGTGCAGTCCGACGCGCCCGAGGAGTTCGCGGCGGCGATCCGTGGCTGGTGGTCGGCACCGGACGGGCGGCGAACATCTCCGGCTCGCGAGGACATCCGGCGCAAAACGCCAAGGCAACCGTAG
- a CDS encoding TfoX/Sxy family protein — MAYDVHLADRVREPLVDGSPVTEQRMFGGLAFLVAGKIAVAASSQGGLLVRVDPARTYHLLATTNARPMEMRIRAIQGWLHIDGDDLRTKRQLAEWIAVGTTTARNTPATGANR, encoded by the coding sequence GTGGCTTACGACGTACACCTCGCCGACCGTGTCCGGGAGCCGCTGGTGGACGGCTCGCCGGTGACCGAACAGAGGATGTTCGGAGGACTCGCCTTCCTCGTCGCCGGCAAGATCGCAGTAGCGGCAAGCAGCCAAGGTGGCCTTTTGGTGCGGGTCGATCCGGCACGCACCTACCATCTCCTCGCCACCACCAACGCGCGGCCGATGGAGATGAGAATCCGAGCGATCCAGGGCTGGCTACACATCGACGGCGACGACCTGCGCACCAAGCGCCAACTGGCCGAATGGATCGCCGTCGGGACAACCACCGCGAGAAACACGCCCGCCACGGGAGCGAATCGATGA
- a CDS encoding maleylpyruvate isomerase N-terminal domain-containing protein, which yields MAPAATHSGAPDTMARARAALRDVVPSLVTLVSCIPDANSASVGTWTVGDVAAHLSHSFRADTDAIAGRPVPETVVTKAGIAEATAKLLAEDSERDPAALAARIGTLAGEFDDVASRSQSATVDWLQGTRLPVSAVACHLLNECLIHGHDIATATGRPWPIQRHHALLAIEAFVLPLIAALPPTAFLNQEKAGSFRARIELRLRGGQRTVMVFDRGSLTLDTGRAPEVDAHISADPQAFQLLFIGRQGIWKPILEGKLTAWGLRPWKLPRMLTVMSPP from the coding sequence ATGGCCCCAGCCGCGACGCACAGCGGTGCACCCGACACCATGGCCCGGGCTCGCGCCGCGTTGCGCGACGTCGTCCCCAGCCTCGTCACACTTGTGAGCTGCATCCCTGACGCCAACTCAGCGTCGGTCGGTACCTGGACGGTGGGCGACGTCGCGGCTCACCTGTCCCATTCTTTTCGCGCCGACACCGACGCCATCGCCGGAAGGCCAGTCCCGGAAACCGTTGTGACGAAAGCGGGCATAGCCGAGGCCACCGCGAAGCTGCTGGCCGAGGACAGTGAACGGGACCCAGCTGCACTCGCGGCCCGCATCGGCACACTCGCAGGCGAGTTCGACGACGTCGCGTCGCGTTCGCAATCAGCGACCGTCGATTGGCTTCAAGGTACCCGCCTGCCGGTTTCGGCGGTGGCTTGTCACCTGCTGAACGAGTGCCTCATCCACGGCCATGACATCGCCACAGCCACCGGGCGACCGTGGCCGATACAGCGCCACCATGCCCTCCTCGCGATCGAGGCCTTCGTGCTTCCACTGATCGCGGCCCTGCCGCCCACCGCTTTCCTGAACCAAGAGAAGGCCGGATCCTTCCGAGCTCGCATCGAGCTGCGCCTACGCGGAGGCCAACGAACGGTAATGGTCTTCGACCGCGGTTCGCTGACGCTCGACACGGGGCGCGCACCTGAAGTTGACGCCCACATCTCCGCCGACCCCCAGGCCTTCCAGCTGCTATTCATCGGCCGCCAAGGAATATGGAAACCAATTCTCGAAGGGAAGCTCACCGCGTGGGGACTGCGTCCCTGGAAGCTCCCCCGCATGCTCACCGTAATGAGCCCCCCGTAA